A stretch of Bombina bombina isolate aBomBom1 chromosome 2, aBomBom1.pri, whole genome shotgun sequence DNA encodes these proteins:
- the LOC128649537 gene encoding N-acetyllactosaminide beta-1,3-N-acetylglucosaminyltransferase 3-like — protein MKRYRVNVEAMVLLFVGLMCLLFLVHDANEPPVLQHEKLSFARPSRLTAESPSLQQLQWISKCQENASVENIDGFSKLPSHVKDFLKYRHCRTFPLILDSPKTCGGSVASKNVFLLLAIKSSPANYERRSIIRQTWGEEGAYNGVQVRRIFLSGIPKNQKDEKRMRQLLTLESQMYGDILQWEFQDTFFNLTLKQVLFHQWLEDNCPGVHFIFNGDDDVFVNTFNVITYLHGLGEGGGNKHLFVGQLIANVGPIREAGSKYYVPVQITTSNSYPMYCGGGGILMSRYTSQAIYNASQSIDLLPIDDVYLGMCLEKAGLVPASHIGMSTVGIRVPSNKLDPFDPCYYRELLMVHRFVPYEMLIMWKAVQDPNLDCGKKSSIYVGV, from the coding sequence ATGAAGCGTTACCGTGTCAATGTAGAAGCTATGGTCCTTCTCTTTGTTGGTCTCATGTGCCTTTTATTTCTTGTTCATGACGCCAATGAGCCGCCAGTATTACAGCATGAGAAACTCTCCTTTGCTCGTCCATCTCGTCTCACTGCTGAATCTCCATCCTTACAACAGTTGCAGTGGATATCAAAGTGCCAGGAAAACGCATCTGTGGAAAATATTGATGGGTTTTCGAAATTACCATCTCATGTTAAAGACTTCTTGAAGTACAGGCACTGCAGGACTTTCCCTCTGATATTGGATTCTCCCAAGACGTGTGGAGGGTCAGTTGCTTCTAAGAATGTTTTCCTACTTCTTGCTATTAAATCCTCACCAGCCAACTATGAGCGAAGATCTATTATTAGACAAACATGGGGAGAGGAGGGTGCCTACAACGGTGTTCAAGTGAGGAGAATCTTTCTTTCAGGAATTCCCAAGAATCAGAAGGATGAGAAACGTATGAGACAACTCTTGACCCTCGAAAGCCAAATGTATGGTGACATATTGCAGTGGGAATTCCAAGACACTTTTTTCAACCTGACCCTAAAACAGGTCTTGTTTCACCAGTGGCTTGAAGACAACTGTCCTGGAGTGCATTTTATATTCAATGGAGATGATGATGTTTTTGTCAATACTTTCAATGTAATCACGTACTTGCATGGCTTAGGGGAAGGGGGAGGGAACAAGCACCTCTTTGTTGGACAGCTGATAGCTAATGTGGGCCCTATAAGGGAGGCTGGAAGTAAGTATTATGTTCCTGTGCAGATCACTACTTCAAACTCCTATCCTATGTACTGTGGAGGTGGAGGAATACTCATGTCCCGTTACACCTCCCAAGCCATATATAATGCATCACAAAGTATTGACCTTCTCCCTATTGATGATGTGTATCTGGGTATGTGTCTGGAGAAAGCAGGTCTGGTACCAGCATCCCACATAGGCATGAGCACAGTAGGCATAAGGGTACCTTCCAACAAGTTGGATCCTTTTGACCCTTGTTATTATAGAGAGCTTTTGATGGTGCATCGCTTTGTGCCATATGAGATGCTGATCATGTGGAAGGCTGTGCAAGATCCCAACCTGGATTGTGGAAAGAAAAGTTCAATCTATGTTGGTGTATAA